A window of Streptomyces gilvosporeus contains these coding sequences:
- a CDS encoding macro domain-containing protein → MTEKTGISYVKGDATAPQGKGVKIITHVCNDLGGWGKGFVLALSRRWPEPEAAYRSWHRERAGNDFGLGAAQFVQVGERLWVANVVGQRGMKTGSKGVPVRYDAIGAGLGKVAAKARELGASVHMPRIGCGLAGGKWSRVEPLISERLTRQGIAVTVYDH, encoded by the coding sequence ATGACTGAGAAAACGGGGATCTCATACGTCAAGGGGGACGCCACCGCGCCGCAGGGCAAGGGCGTCAAGATCATCACGCATGTCTGCAACGACCTCGGCGGCTGGGGCAAGGGATTCGTCCTGGCCCTCTCCCGCCGTTGGCCGGAGCCCGAAGCGGCGTACCGCAGCTGGCACCGCGAGCGCGCGGGGAACGACTTCGGGCTCGGCGCGGCGCAGTTCGTCCAGGTCGGTGAGCGCCTGTGGGTGGCCAATGTCGTCGGGCAGCGGGGGATGAAGACGGGCAGCAAGGGCGTCCCGGTGCGGTACGACGCCATCGGCGCGGGGCTGGGCAAGGTGGCGGCCAAGGCCCGGGAGCTGGGGGCGTCGGTTCATATGCCGCGGATCGGCTGCGGACTGGCGGGCGGAAAGTGGTCCCGGGTGGAGCCGCTGATCTCCGAGCGGCTCACCCGGCAGGGCATAGCGGTAACGGTCTACGACCACTGA
- the sph gene encoding sphingomyelin phosphodiesterase: MSHSALRTSRAVAIAAALAAVALTAAPSTASAATTPRLKVLTYNTFLMSKNLYPNWGQDHRAQAIPDADFFQGNDVVVLEEAFDNSSSDALKSRAAAQYPHQTPVVGRSKDGWDATGGAYSAVTPEDGGVTLLSTWPILRKEQYIYKDACGSDSYSNKGFVYAVLDVNGTKVHVVGTHTQSTDSGCKAGEAAADRARQLKEIDAFLDAKNIPADEEVMLAGDLNTDSRSDEYHALLGNADVAPADSRTGHPYSFDTQENSIAKYRYPNDPREDLDYVLYRNGHARPAGWQNTVVKEESAPWTVSSWGKDYTYTNLSDHYPVIGG, encoded by the coding sequence GTGTCGCACTCCGCGCTGCGTACGTCCCGGGCCGTCGCGATAGCCGCAGCCCTGGCCGCCGTCGCTCTGACCGCCGCGCCCTCCACGGCCTCGGCCGCCACCACCCCCCGTCTGAAGGTGCTGACCTACAACACCTTCCTCATGAGCAAGAACCTCTATCCCAACTGGGGCCAGGACCACCGCGCGCAGGCGATCCCGGACGCGGACTTCTTCCAGGGCAACGACGTCGTCGTTCTCGAGGAAGCCTTCGACAACTCCTCCTCCGACGCCCTGAAGTCCCGCGCCGCCGCGCAGTATCCCCACCAGACCCCGGTGGTCGGCCGCAGCAAGGACGGCTGGGACGCCACCGGCGGCGCCTACTCCGCCGTCACCCCCGAGGACGGCGGGGTGACGCTGCTGAGCACATGGCCGATCCTGCGCAAGGAGCAGTACATCTACAAGGACGCCTGCGGTTCGGACTCCTACTCCAACAAGGGCTTCGTCTATGCGGTGCTGGACGTCAACGGCACCAAGGTGCATGTCGTCGGCACCCACACCCAGTCCACCGACTCGGGCTGCAAGGCGGGCGAGGCGGCCGCCGACCGCGCCCGGCAGCTCAAGGAGATCGATGCCTTCCTCGACGCCAAGAACATCCCGGCGGACGAGGAGGTCATGCTCGCCGGCGATCTGAACACCGACTCCCGCAGCGACGAGTACCACGCCCTGCTCGGCAATGCCGACGTGGCCCCCGCCGACAGCCGCACCGGCCACCCGTACTCCTTCGACACCCAGGAGAACTCCATCGCGAAGTACCGCTACCCGAACGATCCTCGCGAGGACCTGGACTACGTCCTCTACCGCAACGGCCACGCCCGTCCCGCCGGTTGGCAGAACACGGTGGTCAAGGAGGAGTCGGCGCCCTGGACGGTCTCCAGCTGGGGCAAGGACTACACCTACACCAACCTGTCCGATCACTATCCCGTGATCGGCGGCTGA
- a CDS encoding acyl-CoA dehydrogenase family protein, protein MAGRLTPEQRDFRTALRTFAHRECGTRARRDALTAETGGPHSPSLYARLADLGWLGVCLPETYGGAGGGMTDACLFLEECAHGMVPAGGFITSVITAKAYEKFGSPAQRKAAIGGVVAGQVLSIAMSEPGAGSDVAALRCRAERTENGGWLINGHKTWISNAHLATSILLVARTGTGGDKHTGLTMFHLPADTPGVEIRGIDTMGGREVNDVFLTDVRLPADAVVGRTGHAWTQLTTGLNSERLFLAAHMLGLSRRIFDDTLGYVREREQFGRPVGSFQALRHRLADLATEIACADLLVWDVAARCDAEPDRLFPREASMAKLKATETAKRAALEGMQMMGGYGYATEYDMERHLRTAVVSTVYGGTSEIQRDIIGKSYGL, encoded by the coding sequence ATGGCCGGTCGACTCACCCCGGAACAGCGGGACTTCCGCACCGCGCTACGCACCTTCGCCCACCGCGAATGCGGCACCCGCGCCCGGCGCGACGCCCTCACCGCCGAGACCGGCGGCCCGCACAGCCCCTCGCTCTACGCCCGGCTGGCGGACCTGGGCTGGCTCGGGGTGTGCCTTCCCGAGACGTACGGCGGCGCCGGCGGCGGGATGACCGATGCCTGCCTCTTCCTGGAGGAGTGTGCGCACGGGATGGTCCCGGCCGGCGGATTCATCACCTCGGTGATCACCGCGAAGGCGTATGAGAAATTCGGCAGCCCGGCACAACGGAAGGCCGCGATCGGCGGAGTCGTCGCCGGTCAGGTGCTGTCCATCGCCATGTCCGAACCGGGCGCCGGCTCGGACGTCGCCGCCCTGCGCTGCCGCGCCGAACGCACCGAGAACGGCGGGTGGTTGATCAACGGCCACAAGACCTGGATCTCCAACGCCCATCTCGCCACCTCCATCCTCCTCGTGGCCAGAACCGGCACCGGCGGCGACAAGCACACCGGGCTGACGATGTTTCACCTCCCCGCCGACACCCCCGGTGTCGAGATCCGCGGTATCGACACCATGGGCGGCCGCGAGGTCAACGACGTCTTCCTCACCGATGTCCGGCTGCCCGCCGACGCCGTCGTGGGACGCACCGGCCATGCCTGGACCCAGCTGACGACAGGGCTGAATTCCGAACGCCTCTTCCTCGCCGCCCATATGCTCGGCCTCTCCCGCCGGATCTTCGACGACACCCTCGGCTACGTCCGCGAACGCGAGCAATTCGGCCGCCCCGTCGGCTCGTTCCAGGCCCTGCGCCACCGCCTCGCCGACCTGGCCACCGAGATCGCCTGCGCCGACCTGCTCGTCTGGGACGTGGCCGCCCGCTGCGACGCGGAACCCGACCGGCTCTTCCCCCGCGAGGCGTCCATGGCGAAGCTCAAGGCCACCGAGACCGCCAAACGCGCGGCCCTGGAGGGCATGCAGATGATGGGCGGCTACGGCTATGCGACGGAGTACGACATGGAACGCCATCTGCGCACGGCCGTGGTCTCCACCGTCTACGGCGGCACCAGCGAAATCCAACGCGACATCATCGGCAAGAGCTACGGCCTGTAG